DNA from Garra rufa chromosome 5, GarRuf1.0, whole genome shotgun sequence:
GTAGGATCAGCAGGTTGGCAAGGTGTGAAACTAACCCATGTCTCTGCACAGGTCTGGTTTCAAAACAGAAGAGCAAAGGAGAAAAGATTGAAAAAAGATGCAGGTCGACAGAGATGGGGTCAGTACTTCAGAAACATGAAGAGGTCACGTGGGAGCTCCAAATCAGATAAAGACAGCACTCAGGAGGAGGGCATGGACAGCGACGCTGAGGTCTCTTTCACAGGTACGTTTGCTCCAAAAACGCTGCACAAATGTGACTCAAGTGTGATATAGTTTCAAATGAAAACTTTCTCTGAACAAGAACCAATTCATCATTCTAAAGTGTTCATGaatgattttcaaatatttttttgcttggAATCAAATCTTGCAGTATTGAAGCCAGTTTGTTTGATTTAAGGTGTAGAACTGTTTATTAAATAATTGTCTGAAAAGCCTGTTtagaaaatgaatgggaaaagtgAGAGCTCAGACATATTTTTGGTCGTAATTCTGGCTTCCATCAAAAACAGccacactcttcaaaataaacaTTCTAAAGGGGGATTTTTGCAGATATGCCATTAAAGAATGATTTTGGGCTCCCTAAAGAATCTTTCAGTGAACagatttttaagaaatattttaaaaagccttTTCTCCAAAGGAAAGGTTTTgtggatgttaaaagttcttcatggaaccactgaTGCCATAAACCTTCATTTTTAAAAGTGCAAATATGTTTAAGATAATGGAATTTTTGTGCATTGAGCAATCCACCACTCACTTTCATTTTTCCCTTCATGTTCTACACACAGACGAGCCACCCATGTCCGAGCTGGGTCACTCCAACGGCATTTACAGCAGTCTAAGCGAAAGCTCTCCGGCTCTGAGTCGTCAGGGTGGAGCTCATCCGCCCTTCCCACTGGAGCATGGCGCAATCATCTCCTCGCAGGAGCAGTACCACGACATCCAAGCCAGCAGCCCCTACAGCCTCCCGCAGTCTCCAGGATCACTACAGGCTCTTCCCAGACACCAGCCCCTCATCTCCAGCCTGGTCTACCCAGAGTCCGGCCTGCCCATGGTGGGTCAGAGCGGAGGCCAGAACATGACTTCAGGGGTTCGCATGATGGGTGGGGGAAACGGGCCGAGCTCTGATTTGTCCACGGGAAGTAGCGGTGGGTACCCAGACTTCCCTGCGAGCCCGGCATCCTGGTTGGATGAAGTAGATCATGCCCAGTTCTGATAGTTTTGAAGATGCACATTTGGAAAGAGACCTAGAGCAGATCTCCACTAGTGGACTGGGATTACAGAGCGGATGAACCTCGTATCTTCTCTATTATTGGCAGACGAGTTGGAAATCAATTAGCGATGGACCCAAGACTTGAGCTAAAAAGTCTCACCAAGGTTTTGGACTTCTGTTTGGTTCTACAAGGACACAACATTGAGAGGAGAGCCTTCACCAACTATTGGAGCTCTTCACCAACTTTTACCATACCTAGACCATGACTTTTAACTATACGACAATGCAAAGATTTTATTTTCTTCTTCAAAATGAGAATTCAAGTCAGTACACCAAGAAAGAAATGAAATCATCCATTGCTGTTACTGATGTGTATAAATGTGATATCACCAGTTTTGGTCAAAGTGTCTGGTCGTTGCCAAATGTCTATATACATTCTATAACATTTTATCAATGTGGAGTCTTTATTTTTATACAACCTCCTTGGACAATATGATCACAGAGACTTTGTACATGTTTCACAACAGGGATAGACAAGTTGTAGTTGTTGTCTCTTTCTATTCAGTAGGAGTTCCTCTATGCATTTGTGTGTTTTCAGACGTGTCTCGTTCATTTCACTCTGTTGGAAATGTTTGGCCGAGAGGCGCCGTGGCTCCTGTATGTGTTAtgtgaaaaaatgttttatgtctTATTTATTCTCTGATGATGGTTAAGTGATAAAGGTCTTTAATAAATTTGTCAGTGAAATCCTCAAGTAGCCATCGCTTCCTGGCAGAGATCTTTTAAACGCTGTGggcttgtgttttttttatttcttcattTGCTAAAAGGATGCAGATTTCTGTGCCTTTTATAGCCTCCCATTGTTCTGCACGCTCTAAAGATGGAGGAGCGGCCATATGATCCGGGAAGGTTTCTCCAGTGGCTCGTTGGCAGCGAGAGGGCTAGAACGGGCTTggatatttatttcttttttttccgaGATTAATCACATCGATCTTATATCAGGGCACAGATAATGGACCCGGATCTGGCAAAGTCGGCGAATCGCCGGTCTGGCTTGTGACCAAAGGCGTATCAAGAGTTCAACGCCTCTTTAGCAAAGAAATTCAATGCGGACGCCGCTGCAACTTGTCGATTTGGAGAGATAACCGTGCCATGTTTACCTGGTTGCCCCAACAGGACAGAAATATTCAATCCATTAGCATGTCAGAGTTCGGTTTGTTTACTATTTCAAAGTTCAATTCAATTAGACAGATAAAATGCTGTGAGTGGTGGTTTGAATTTTATTAAACATAACGGCGTAACGATGCAGCCCCAAATAAGAGTGGCAAAAAGCAAAAtagttagtttgtttgtttgttttatttacttttagtagaATGTCCAAAATCTTTATGTCAGAACCAGTTCTAATTTACCTGAATCTATTCGTTATGTCTGCTCATCTGTCGAGGAACCTCCTGGATTTATGCTGAATTGGTCTTTTCAGTTTTTACCTGAACCGCGAATCCATTTGACTTGATTCCAAGTGCCTGGTGAAAGaactggtaaaataattaatataacaaAGGCTaattattaacaaaatatattGGACTTGGAcaaatcattttatattttacagtcaTTATTGGAGAAATATGCTTTTGCATACAGGCTATAGGtctgttaaagggttagttcacacagaaatgaaaatttgcctattatttactcaccctccaggcatcttagcctaggtgtgtatgacttccttcttttagaagaatgcaatcggagttatattaaaaatgatcatggcacttccaagctttataatggcatgggtgggtgttcctcttcaacagtccaaaacaagtctaataaagtgcatccatccataataaaaagtgcctcacgcgCCTCTGGGGGGTGGGGGTTtgaataagaaaaatatccatatttaaaatgtaataatcccTTTAATTTAGCTAGCGCCAACTGGTCGTACACAGAAGCTATTCCGGGTAGGTGACAATGAACGTTGGTGTCGCGCATGTGCTGGTGAGTCTCGCActaaccaacgtttgtttacaggagcaaaggaagcaaagatTCCTTActtcagcaaaggaaaaccaagctagattaaagtgattcttacgttttcaatattgtttttttttctcacacagAGGTCTTTATTCAACCCCCGGAGCCAtgtaaggcactttttattatggatgtatGCGCttaattggacttgttttggactgttgaagagaaacacccatccATGTAATTATAAAGCTTGAATGTGCCAGGATGATTTTTAATATAACCccaattgcattcgtctgaaagaagaaggtcatatacacctaagatgcctggagggtgagtaaataatgggctaattttcatttttgagtgaactaaccttTTTAACACTGACGCAAACGTTAGGCATGAAAGATCTGTCAGATTTTTTAACCCGATCTTGCAGAAATTGGTATTTTGACAAATTTGTAGGAATTCATACAAAGGACCACAACTACCCCTGAAAATCATACAAATGAGAATGTATGAATTTGTACGTATTATCCACctcgtaaaatacatacgaattggCCGTGAGATAGCTGTTTTTGAAACGCAAGcagagaagaaagaaagtcaaacagtaTTTACACCTTTTCAAGCAGTAATTcgaatttttatattattttattttt
Protein-coding regions in this window:
- the LOC141335410 gene encoding LIM/homeobox protein Lhx3, which codes for MLLEHPGSSCQNAGNYTRYSSSQDIPVCAGCNQHIVDRFILKVLDRHWHSKCLKCSDCQSQLADKCFSRGDSVYCKDDFFKRFGTKCAACQQGIPPTQVVRRAQDFVYHLHCFACIVCKRQLATGDEYYLMEDSRLVCKADYETAKQREADSTAKRPRTTITAKQLETLKNAYNNSPKPARHVREQLSSETGLDMRVVQVWFQNRRAKEKRLKKDAGRQRWGQYFRNMKRSRGSSKSDKDSTQEEGMDSDAEVSFTDEPPMSELGHSNGIYSSLSESSPALSRQGGAHPPFPLEHGAIISSQEQYHDIQASSPYSLPQSPGSLQALPRHQPLISSLVYPESGLPMVGQSGGQNMTSGVRMMGGGNGPSSDLSTGSSGGYPDFPASPASWLDEVDHAQF